A genomic window from Terriglobia bacterium includes:
- a CDS encoding Nramp family divalent metal transporter, whose amino-acid sequence MTPTVPPELDALTPAGGAPAPAAEPPRAPVPSLPEVYRTVPFAHGASWLRKMLAFAGPGYLVAVGYMDPGNWATDIGAGSKFGYTLLSVVLLSNCMAMLLQGLAAKLGIVTGRDLAQSCRSQYSRRINFVLWVLCEVAIAACDLAEVLGSAVALKLLFGLPLLAGVFLTGLDVLLVLAMQNRGFRLIEIFVVTLTATIAGCFAYEIFFARPLWLEAAHGYIPQLEILRNREMLYLAIGILGATVMPHNLYLHSSIVQTRAFGASVPEKREAVRYAIFDSTAALFVALFINAAILVLGAAAFHSRGMTQVAEIGDAYKLLTPVLGASLASTLFALALLASGQNSTLTGTLAGQIVMEGFLNLRLKPWLRRLITRSLAIVPAAIVIGIAGEGKATALLIFSQVVLSFQLPFAVIPLIRFTNDPARMGEFANSRWTAACAWVVAIAIVGFNAELLWLTFHS is encoded by the coding sequence ATGACACCCACGGTTCCTCCCGAACTCGACGCCTTAACCCCCGCCGGCGGAGCCCCCGCTCCCGCAGCGGAGCCCCCCAGGGCCCCTGTACCGTCGCTCCCCGAGGTCTACCGCACCGTGCCCTTCGCCCACGGCGCCTCCTGGCTGCGCAAGATGCTGGCTTTCGCCGGACCGGGCTACCTGGTCGCCGTCGGCTACATGGACCCCGGCAACTGGGCCACGGATATCGGCGCCGGCTCCAAATTCGGCTATACCCTGCTCAGCGTCGTCCTCCTCAGCAACTGCATGGCCATGCTCCTGCAGGGGCTGGCCGCCAAGCTCGGCATTGTCACCGGTCGCGACCTCGCCCAGTCCTGCCGCAGCCAGTATTCGCGCCGCATCAACTTCGTGCTCTGGGTGCTTTGCGAAGTCGCCATCGCCGCCTGCGACCTTGCCGAAGTCCTGGGCTCCGCCGTGGCGCTGAAGCTGCTCTTCGGCCTGCCGCTTCTCGCCGGCGTCTTCCTCACCGGCTTGGATGTGCTCCTGGTGCTGGCCATGCAGAACCGCGGCTTCCGCCTGATCGAGATCTTTGTCGTTACCCTCACGGCCACCATCGCCGGCTGCTTCGCCTATGAAATCTTCTTCGCCCGTCCCCTGTGGCTGGAAGCCGCCCACGGCTACATCCCGCAACTGGAGATCCTGCGCAATCGCGAGATGCTTTATCTGGCCATCGGCATCCTCGGCGCCACGGTCATGCCCCACAATCTCTATCTCCACTCCAGCATCGTGCAGACCCGCGCCTTTGGCGCCTCCGTCCCGGAAAAACGCGAGGCCGTGCGCTACGCCATCTTCGACTCCACCGCCGCCCTCTTCGTCGCCCTGTTCATCAACGCCGCCATCCTGGTCCTCGGCGCCGCCGCCTTTCACTCCCGCGGCATGACCCAGGTGGCGGAGATCGGCGACGCTTACAAACTATTGACCCCGGTCCTCGGCGCCAGCCTGGCCAGCACTCTTTTCGCCTTGGCCCTGCTCGCCTCCGGGCAGAATTCCACGCTCACCGGCACGCTCGCCGGTCAGATCGTCATGGAAGGCTTCCTCAACCTGCGCCTCAAGCCCTGGCTGCGCCGCCTCATCACCCGCTCCCTGGCCATCGTGCCCGCGGCCATCGTCATCGGCATTGCCGGGGAGGGGAAGGCCACGGCCTTGCTCATCTTCAGTCAGGTGGTTCTCAGTTTTCAGCTGCCCTTCGCCGTCATCCCGCTCATCCGCTTTACCAACGACCCCGCCCGCATGGGCGAATTCGCCAACTCCCGTTGGACCGCGGCCTGTGCCTGGGTCGTCGCCATCGCCATCGTCGGCTTCAACGCCGAGCTCCTCTGGCTCACCTTCCACTCCTGA
- a CDS encoding amidohydrolase family protein, with protein MLPESIEKEKKIGRLQRENFRRAFRGGARMAFGTDGGVYPHGDNAKQFAKMVEWGMQPLDAIQAATVNAADLLGLADKIGSLEKGRYADLIAVSGDPLADVRVLESVKFVMKGGSVVRNDLAAR; from the coding sequence ATGCTCCCCGAATCCATCGAGAAGGAAAAGAAGATCGGCCGCCTGCAGCGCGAAAATTTCCGCCGCGCCTTCCGGGGCGGCGCCAGGATGGCCTTCGGCACCGACGGCGGCGTCTACCCGCACGGCGACAATGCCAAGCAGTTCGCCAAAATGGTCGAGTGGGGCATGCAACCCCTCGACGCCATCCAGGCCGCCACCGTCAACGCCGCCGACCTCCTCGGCCTGGCCGATAAGATCGGTTCCCTCGAAAAAGGACGCTACGCCGACCTCATCGCCGTCTCCGGTGATCCCCTCGCCGACGTGCGCGTCCTCGAATCCGTCAAATTCGTCATGAAGGGCGGCTCCGTCGTCCGCAACGACCTCGCCGCCCGCTAA
- a CDS encoding c-type cytochrome gives MDPNRRRSLRLRKFLLACIFAAIAIAIVFAALQKSDWNVPEEAKQRKNPLPPSAAALQAAATTYRDKCAQCHGPTGKGDGPEGKRHDPPPASFTDAPRMNAVSDGELFFKISKGRRPMPSFRSRLTEEQRWQLVLLIRSFARKSSAPETPPASEAQPALGKQPAPESRPVATSPR, from the coding sequence ATGGATCCGAATCGCCGAAGAAGTCTCCGCCTGCGCAAATTCCTTCTGGCCTGCATCTTCGCCGCGATCGCCATCGCCATCGTCTTTGCCGCCCTGCAGAAGAGCGACTGGAACGTCCCCGAGGAAGCCAAACAGCGGAAAAATCCGCTCCCGCCCTCCGCGGCCGCGCTGCAGGCGGCGGCCACGACCTACCGCGACAAATGCGCGCAGTGTCACGGCCCGACGGGCAAGGGCGACGGCCCCGAGGGCAAGAGGCACGATCCCCCGCCCGCCAGCTTCACCGATGCCCCGCGCATGAACGCCGTCAGCGACGGCGAGCTTTTCTTCAAGATCAGCAAGGGGCGCAGGCCGATGCCTTCCTTTCGTAGCCGATTGACCGAGGAACAGCGCTGGCAGCTGGTCCTCCTCATCCGTAGCTTCGCCCGGAAATCCTCCGCGCCGGAAACGCCGCCCGCCTCCGAAGCGCAGCCTGCTTTGGGAAAGCAGCCCGCCCCCGAGAGCCGTCCCGTCGCAACCAGCCCGCGCTAA